In Plodia interpunctella isolate USDA-ARS_2022_Savannah chromosome 19, ilPloInte3.2, whole genome shotgun sequence, a genomic segment contains:
- the wtrw gene encoding transient receptor potential channel pyrexia — protein sequence MPTTRRILPSRWFRTSRSPNPEELDVVRPRTLPRDMDRRPRVARVLSSPARTQHQTQPLDEESLERAYPSMGHLEYVLAGSSPPAESAPNMYDSFEEPPLDLTAHICSDSLRQSAHEQMRAVGGRLRLLDELESGVITVESALDTFSAASEAERNVCLFWAAFLKLANWLQPLVDAGANPLYYDALGLSPLHVAAFSGSTECANYLLSCEVDPNYMPRCFAPLHCAAFGNSVQVANLLISRGASVHAAVKYVNCEGGLLHCAVRANSVECLKLFITHGVDVNQIESGGTNAIHLAADLGMIQCLTILLETPGADPNVRTRVGDRESTALHLAADGGFIDCVDLLLAKGADASLKNHRGFTALHLAARSASLECVESLLRKGNANPNSMDFDMRTPLHAAIGKSDSACDIIETLISWGANVNQKDEYGFTPLHLAALDGLSACVETLIYHGADVTTRSKKGNSALNVIARKTPASLAMITRKLDCAITLHHSQSSNREVELELDFRSILQHCYPREISYLNTFVDEGQKEVLLHPLCSAFLYIKWEKIRKYYVARLFLSFIFVLCLTLYVLTALAHNCYNGSKDMEETIQEQELCQKQSILGDLLRKNPFVIEMQWWVLAGITIFEIFRKVYGIAGYSTVKQYLMQCENIIEWFVIVSVFLISYIYTNITYTWQNHVGAFAVLAGWTNLMMMIGQLPVFGTYVAMYQKVQKEFAKLLMAYSCILIGFTISFCVIFPDSSSFANPFMGFITVLTMMIGELNLDLLLNEPDGNDPPVLLEFSAQITYVLFLMFVTVVLMNLLVGIAVHDIQGLRKTAGLSKLVRQTKLISYMEMALFNGYLPKCLLKILHSSALVSPQAYRVVLSVKPLNPSEKRLPRDIMMAAYDIAKMRKQYGHTISSSGSTTGAYSCFKKYENNNDSSYREYGYSSGLGSLQARLDETSESVRQLTQEVRELKKLISAQQLVIQQALASAMDNR from the coding sequence ATGCCCACGACGCGCCGCATCCTCCCCTCGCGGTGGTTCCGGACTAGCCGCTCCCCCAACCCTGAAGAGCTCGATGTCGTCCGACCCAGGACCCTGCCCCGCGACATGGACCGGCGCCCGCGCGTCGCCCGCGTCCTCAGCTCCCCGGCCCGGACCCAGCATCAAACACAACCCCTCGATGAAGAATCCCTCGAACGAGCGTACCCCTCCATGGGACACCTGGAGTACGTCCTTGCCGGATCATCCCCGCCCGCTGAAAGCGCCCCTAATATGTATGACAGCTTCGAAGAACCACCTTTGGACTTAACTGCGCACATATGCAGCGACTCCCTGCGCCAAAGCGCGCACGAGCAGATGAGAGCGGTAGGAGGAAGGCTACGACTACTCGACGAATTGGAATCTGGTGTGATAACAGTGGAATCCGCTTTGGATACTTTTTCAGCCGCTTCGGAAGCTGAACGGaatgtgtgtttattttgGGCGGCGTTCCTCAAGTTAGCTAATTGGCTGCAGCCGCTGGTCGATGCTGGCGCCAATCCTTTATACTACGACGCGTTGGGTCTATCCCCGCTTCACGTGGCAGCATTTAGCGGATCTACAGAATGTGCAAATTATCTTCTATCATGTGAAGTTGACCCCAATTACATGCCAAGATGTTTCGCGCCACTCCACTGCGCCGCTTTCGGTAACTCCGTGCAAGTAGCAAATTTGCTAATCAGTCGCGGTGCGTCAGTCCACGCGGCAGTTAAATACGTCAATTGTGAAGGTGGTCTGCTCCATTGTGCGGTTAGGGCCAACTCTGTAGAATGTTTGAAGCTATTCATAACGCATGGCGTCGACGTGAATCAAATAGAATCCGGAGGCACCAATGCCATACATCTTGCGGCTGATTTGGGAATGATTCAATGTTTGACCATACTTCTAGAGACGCCTGGTGCCGATCCTAATGTGCGAACGAGAGTTGGAGATAGAGAATCGACCGCATTACATTTAGCTGCTGATGGTGGATTCATAGATTGCGTGGACCTACTCCTCGCCAAAGGAGCTGACGCAAGTTTAAAAAACCATCGCGGTTTTACAGCTTTACATTTGGCTGCTCGTTCGGCAAGTCTGGAATGTGTGGAATCTTTGCTAAGAAAAGGGAATGCTAATCCTAACTCTATGGATTTCGATATGAGAACGCCGCTTCATGCAGCTATCGGAAAATCTGACAGCGCGTGCGATATAATAGAAACTTTAATCAGTTGGGGAGCGAATGTGAATCAAAAGGATGAATATGGCTTTACACCGCTGCACTTGGCTGCACTTGACGGGCTGTCCGCATGCGTCGAGACATTAATCTATCATGGCGCTGACGTAACCACAAGGTCTAAAAAAGGAAATTCTGCTCTTAACGTAATTGCACGAAAGACGCCTGCATCCCTGGCGATGATCACACGGAAGCTAGATTGCGCCATCACACTGCATCATTCTCAAAGCAGCAATAGGGAAGTCGAATTAGAACTCGATTTCAGAAGCATTTTACAGCATTGCTACCCCCGAGAAATAAGTTATCTCAACACATTTGTAGATGAAGGTCAAAAAGAGGTTCTATTACATCCGCTATGTTCAGCATTTCTCTATATAAAATGGgaaaaaatacgtaaatatTACGTTGCCAGATTATTCCTGAGTTTCATATTCGTGCTTTGTCTTACACTGTATGTTTTAACTGCTCTCGCGCATAACTGTTACAATGGAAGCAAAGATATGGAGGAGACAATACAAGAACAAGAATTATGTCAAAAGCAATCAATTCTCGGCGATTTGTTGAGAAAAAATCCGTTTGTTATTGAAATGCAGTGGTGGGTGTTAGCGGGTATCACGATATTTGAGATCTTCAGAAAAGTTTACGGCATCGCCGGATACTCTACTGTTAAACAATATCTGATGCAATGCGAAAACATTATcgagtggtttgtcattgtGAGCGTCTTCCTCATTTCCTACATTTACACAAACATTACTTATACATGGCAGAATCATGTCGGGGCATTTGCGGTGTTAGCTGGTTGGACTaatttgatgatgatgattggGCAGCTTCCGGTGTTCGGAACTTATGTGGCGATGTATCAAAAGGTGCAAAAAGAATTCGCCAAATTACTGATGGCTTACTCGTGTATATTGATCGGTTTTACAATAAGTTTCTGCGTCATATTTCCTGATTCGTCATCGTTCGCGAATCCTTTCATGGGTTTCATAACGGTGTTGACAATGATGATTGGAGAGTTGAACTTGGATTTGCTATTGAATGAGCCGGATGGCAACGATCCGCCCGTCCTATTGGAATTCTCCGCTCAGATCACGTACGTGCTATTCTTGATGTTCGTCACTGTCGTACTCATGAACCTGCTCGTTGGCATTGCCGTCCATGACATTCAAGGCCTCAGGAAGACAGCAGGGCTGTCCAAACTAGTTCGGCAGACTAAACTGATTTCTTATATGGAAATGGCATTATTTAACGGATATTTACCGaaatgtttgttaaaaattttgcaTTCGTCAGCGCTTGTATCTCCTCAGGCGTACAGAGTAGTTCTGAGTGTGAAACCGTTGAATCCCAGTGAGAAAAGGTTACCTAGAGATATAATGATGGCCGCGTATGATATAGCGAAGATGAGGAAGCAGTATGGGCACACGATATCGTCGAGTGGGTCGACTACGGGCGCGTATTCATGTTTTAAGAAGTACGAGAATAATAACGATTCAAGTTACAGAGAGTATGGGTATTCCTCAGGGTTGGGGAGTCTGCAGGCTAGGCTGGATGAAACGTCTGAGAGCGTGCGTCAGTTGACTCAGGAAGTGAGGGAATTAAAGAAGTTAATAAGCGCCCAGCAGCTCGTGATTCAGCAGGCGCTGGCGAGCGCGATGGACAACCGCTGA